The DNA region GGTGGAACTGGCAGTTCTCCCGCTTGGGTGTCCGTGAGGGGCACGACGGCCGGCAGTAGATGCCGGTGCTCAGGACCCCGACGAACAGGCGGCCGTCGAACCGCGGGTCGCGACCCATCACAGCGCGATAGGCGACGTCGCTGTCGATCGTCGGAGCCGGGGACGCTGTCATGGGCACATCGTCACATGCCCCCGCGACGCGGTCTGGCGAGAATCGGACATCGCCGTGACCCTGCGGGACGGGTCGAGGCCGGGCCGTGGGTCGGTGGGGCCCGGCGGTCAAGGAGAGCGGCAGCGCCGACCATGTGGGGTAGCCGCCGCCGCCGTGCTTGCCGGGGGTGCGCCCGGGTCAGGCGCTGGCCGCCCGCTGTCCCGGGACACCACCGAGGAGGCCACGGATCTCGGCCTCGCGGTAGCGCCGATGGCCACCCAGGGTCCGGATCGATGTGATCTTCCCGGCCTTGGCCCAGCGCGTCACCGTCTTCGGGTCGACGCGGAAGAGCTCGGCTACCTCCGACGGCGTCAGGAGCGCCTCGGAGCTGATCGGGCGTGCTGACACGTGATCCTCCCTCCGGTGGGCCGAAGGAGCGCGGCGGACGTCCGGTGCGTCGCTCCGACCTGTTCACGTCATCACAAATGTGTATCAAATCACCTTACTCGCGACATGCCGGGCGCGCGCAACGTGGGC from Cellulomonas sp. KRMCY2 includes:
- a CDS encoding BldC family transcriptional regulator, which produces MSARPISSEALLTPSEVAELFRVDPKTVTRWAKAGKITSIRTLGGHRRYREAEIRGLLGGVPGQRAASA